In a genomic window of Bacillus sp. E(2018):
- the purF gene encoding amidophosphoribosyltransferase gives MLADIKGLNEECGVFGIWGHPDAAQLTYYGLHSLQHRGQEGAGIVVTDGERLRTHKGSGLVNDVFSKGELEGLIGHGAIGHVRYSTAGGNELANVQPLLFRSQTSSLALAHNGNLVNANALKHQLESQGSIFQTTSDTEVLAHLIKRSGYFTLKEKVQNALTMLKGAYAFLVMTENEMMVALDPNGLRPLSLGMLGDAYVVASETCAFDVVGATYVRDVQPGELLIINEDGLRVDTFSTSVQRSMCSMEYIYFSRPDSNIEGINVHAARKSLGKKMYEEAPIEADVVTGVPDSSISAAIGYAEASGIPYEIGLIKNRYVGRTFIQPSQELRELGVKMKLSPVRGIVEGKRVVMVDDSIVRGTTSRRIVKMLRAAGATEVHVRITAPPIAHPCYYGIDTSERAELIASKHSVDEIREIIGADSLSFISVEGLMEGIGRSNAEPNCGQCLACFTGRYPTEIYPDTVLPYEKELV, from the coding sequence ATGCTTGCTGACATCAAAGGCTTAAACGAAGAATGTGGTGTGTTCGGAATCTGGGGTCACCCGGATGCCGCACAACTCACGTATTACGGGTTGCACAGTCTGCAGCACCGCGGACAAGAAGGAGCAGGTATCGTTGTAACAGACGGTGAGCGCCTGAGAACACATAAAGGAAGCGGACTTGTTAACGATGTGTTCAGCAAAGGGGAGCTCGAAGGACTGATCGGACATGGTGCAATCGGCCATGTTCGGTATTCCACAGCAGGAGGTAATGAACTTGCAAATGTTCAGCCACTCTTATTCCGTTCGCAAACAAGTTCACTTGCACTTGCTCATAACGGAAACCTTGTAAATGCCAACGCGTTAAAACATCAGCTAGAATCGCAAGGAAGCATCTTTCAAACCACTTCAGATACTGAAGTGCTTGCTCATCTGATCAAGCGCAGCGGTTATTTTACACTAAAAGAAAAAGTACAGAACGCTTTAACGATGCTAAAAGGTGCGTATGCATTCTTAGTGATGACGGAGAACGAGATGATGGTTGCGCTTGATCCGAACGGCTTACGCCCATTGTCACTCGGTATGCTAGGTGATGCGTATGTGGTCGCTTCTGAAACGTGTGCGTTCGATGTAGTTGGAGCAACATACGTGCGTGACGTGCAGCCGGGAGAGCTTTTAATCATTAATGAAGACGGACTAAGAGTTGATACGTTCTCAACTTCTGTTCAGCGCTCCATGTGTTCGATGGAATATATTTATTTTTCACGACCAGACAGCAACATCGAAGGAATCAATGTTCATGCGGCTCGTAAAAGTCTTGGGAAAAAGATGTATGAAGAAGCGCCGATTGAAGCGGATGTTGTAACCGGTGTGCCTGATTCTAGTATCTCAGCTGCGATCGGTTATGCAGAAGCATCCGGTATTCCATATGAGATCGGGTTGATCAAGAATCGCTATGTCGGTCGGACGTTCATCCAGCCTTCTCAAGAGCTTCGTGAACTTGGTGTAAAGATGAAGCTTTCGCCGGTTCGAGGAATCGTAGAAGGAAAGCGAGTCGTGATGGTAGATGATTCAATCGTACGCGGAACGACAAGCCGCCGAATCGTTAAGATGCTGCGTGCTGCGGGCGCTACAGAAGTTCACGTACGCATAACAGCGCCACCGATCGCGCATCCGTGCTATTACGGCATCGATACGTCCGAACGAGCAGAACTGATCGCATCTAAGCATTCAGTTGATGAAATTCGTGAAATTATTGGTGCTGATTCATTATCGTTTATTTCCGTAGAAGGATTGATGGAAGGCATCGGACGTTCAAATGCCGAGCCGAACTGCGGACAATGTTTAGCTTGTTTTACAGGACGATATCCAACAGAAATTTATCCAGATACTGTTTTACCATATGAAAAAGAGCTTGTTTAA
- the purM gene encoding phosphoribosylformylglycinamidine cyclo-ligase has protein sequence MAEAYKQAGVNIEAGYEAVDRIKKHAQRTKRPEVLAGLGGFGAMFDLSGFSHKEPVLISGTDGVGTKLMLAFMADKHDTIGVDAVAMCVNDIVAQGAEPLYFLDYIACGTLHPEKIEQIVSGIADGCEQAGCGLIGGETAEMPGMYDSEEYDLAGFTVGIAEKSKLINGAAISENDVLIGLASNGLHSNGFSLVRKVLLENAGLDLNEHIESLSKTLGEELLTPTRIYVKPLLEVFNQFDVNGVAHITGGGFIENIPRMLPEGLAAEVDYGSWPVPAIFDLIEEKGNLTRKEMFTTFNMGIGMVLSVSEENMLPIIRLLEETGEKPYIIGRVKQGEGVIFGGGNIE, from the coding sequence ATGGCAGAAGCATATAAGCAAGCAGGCGTGAACATCGAAGCAGGATATGAAGCGGTCGATCGTATCAAGAAGCATGCACAGAGAACGAAGCGTCCGGAAGTATTAGCGGGTCTTGGTGGATTTGGGGCGATGTTCGATCTATCCGGATTCTCACATAAAGAGCCGGTGCTCATTTCCGGAACAGACGGAGTAGGTACGAAACTGATGCTTGCGTTCATGGCGGATAAGCATGACACGATCGGTGTAGATGCAGTTGCGATGTGTGTGAACGATATCGTAGCGCAAGGTGCTGAGCCGCTTTATTTCCTGGACTATATTGCTTGCGGCACGCTTCACCCTGAAAAGATTGAACAGATCGTTAGTGGGATCGCGGATGGCTGTGAACAAGCGGGATGTGGGCTCATCGGCGGAGAAACGGCTGAGATGCCTGGCATGTACGACAGTGAAGAGTACGATCTTGCGGGGTTCACAGTCGGAATCGCAGAAAAATCGAAGCTGATCAACGGCGCTGCTATCTCCGAGAACGATGTATTGATCGGCCTTGCTTCAAACGGTCTTCATTCCAACGGCTTTTCACTCGTTCGTAAAGTTTTATTAGAAAACGCAGGTCTTGATCTGAACGAACACATTGAAAGCTTATCTAAAACATTAGGTGAAGAGCTGTTAACACCGACTCGCATCTATGTAAAACCGTTGCTTGAAGTGTTCAATCAGTTTGATGTGAACGGGGTTGCTCATATTACAGGCGGCGGTTTCATCGAAAACATTCCACGTATGCTGCCAGAAGGTCTTGCGGCAGAAGTAGATTATGGTTCATGGCCGGTACCTGCAATCTTTGATCTGATCGAAGAAAAAGGAAACCTCACACGTAAAGAGATGTTCACAACGTTTAACATGGGAATTGGAATGGTGCTCTCGGTTTCAGAAGAAAATATGCTCCCGATCATCCGCCTTTTAGAAGAAACAGGCGAGAAGCCTTACATCATCGGTCGCGTGAAGCAAGGTGAAGGCGTGATCTTTGGTGGAGGAAACATCGAATGA
- the purN gene encoding phosphoribosylglycinamide formyltransferase: protein MRKIAVFASGSGSNFQAIVDAVEAGELQADIELLVCDKRGAKVIDRARHFGIPTYSFLPKTFASKADFEKEIVSELQSYGVEFIVLAGYMRLVGEVLLKAYEGCIINIHPSYLPAFPGKNAVGQALKANVAETGVTVHYVDSGMDTGPIIEQVRIPVLPGDTEQTLQQRIQKAEHQLYPAIINKLLQKDTVGGILH, encoded by the coding sequence ATGAGAAAAATAGCTGTATTTGCTTCTGGAAGCGGAAGTAACTTTCAAGCCATCGTAGATGCGGTTGAAGCAGGTGAGCTTCAAGCGGATATCGAGCTTTTAGTATGTGATAAACGGGGTGCAAAGGTGATCGATCGTGCGCGCCACTTTGGAATTCCGACGTACTCGTTCTTACCTAAAACATTTGCATCAAAAGCTGATTTTGAAAAAGAAATCGTTTCTGAACTTCAATCCTATGGAGTAGAATTTATCGTTCTCGCAGGATATATGAGGCTGGTTGGTGAGGTATTATTAAAAGCGTATGAAGGCTGTATCATCAATATCCATCCTTCATATCTGCCAGCTTTTCCTGGTAAGAATGCAGTCGGACAAGCACTGAAAGCGAACGTTGCCGAAACAGGTGTAACGGTTCATTATGTAGACAGTGGCATGGATACAGGTCCGATCATCGAACAAGTTCGCATCCCCGTATTGCCTGGCGATACAGAGCAAACCTTACAGCAGCGCATTCAAAAAGCAGAGCACCAATTGTACCCAGCCATCATCAACAAACTATTACAAAAAGACACCGTAGGAGGCATCTTACATTGA
- the purH gene encoding bifunctional phosphoribosylaminoimidazolecarboxamide formyltransferase/IMP cyclohydrolase, protein MTIKRALISVSNKEGLLHFAEKLAQHGVEIISTGGTKKALQDAGIPVIGISEVTGFPEIMDGRVKTLHPKIHGGLLAVRDNETHQKAMQENEISPIDLVVVNLYPFKETIAKEGTTFADAIENIDIGGPSMLRSAAKNHAYVTVVVDPADYETVAGELEGAGAVSEETRRRLAAKTFRHTAAYDALIAEYLTAAVEEEHPESYTVTYEKKQDLRYGENPHQKAAFYSTPLKNTLSLTDAEQLHGKELSYNNINDADAALSIVKEFVDPAVVAVKHMNPCGVGTGATIFEAYNRAFEADPVSIFGGIIAANTEIDEETAQKLSEIFLEIIIAPSFTEKALEILTKKKNIRLLKLDFTEGKGIAKKITTVSGGMLVQEEDVYGLDDANVTIPTKRQPTEQEWKDLKLAWKVVKHVKSNAIVLAKDEMTVGVGAGQMNRVGAAKIAIEQAGERAQGSALGSDAFFPMDDTVEAAARAGVTAIIQPGGSIKDEDSIKKADEHGITMVFTGVRHFKH, encoded by the coding sequence TTGACGATCAAACGTGCACTCATAAGCGTATCAAATAAAGAAGGATTACTTCATTTTGCAGAAAAACTAGCTCAACACGGCGTAGAGATCATCTCTACAGGCGGAACAAAAAAGGCGTTACAAGACGCAGGAATTCCTGTTATCGGTATTTCTGAAGTAACGGGTTTCCCAGAAATCATGGACGGACGTGTTAAAACGCTTCATCCAAAAATCCATGGCGGTTTACTCGCTGTTCGAGATAATGAGACACACCAAAAAGCGATGCAAGAAAATGAGATCTCTCCGATCGATCTTGTTGTTGTAAACCTTTATCCGTTCAAAGAGACGATCGCAAAAGAAGGAACAACATTCGCTGACGCGATCGAGAACATCGACATCGGCGGACCGAGCATGCTTCGTTCGGCAGCAAAAAATCACGCTTACGTAACAGTCGTAGTTGATCCGGCAGACTATGAGACAGTAGCAGGTGAGCTTGAAGGTGCAGGGGCCGTAAGTGAAGAGACACGACGCAGACTTGCAGCGAAGACGTTCCGTCATACAGCGGCGTATGATGCGTTAATTGCAGAATACTTAACAGCAGCTGTAGAAGAGGAGCACCCGGAATCTTACACGGTCACATATGAAAAGAAACAGGACCTTCGCTATGGTGAAAACCCACATCAAAAAGCCGCGTTTTATTCGACGCCACTGAAGAACACGCTCTCTCTAACTGACGCTGAACAGCTTCACGGAAAAGAGCTTTCGTACAACAATATCAATGACGCAGATGCAGCACTTTCAATCGTAAAAGAATTCGTTGATCCAGCTGTAGTTGCGGTGAAACACATGAATCCATGTGGCGTTGGAACAGGCGCAACGATTTTTGAAGCTTATAATCGTGCATTTGAAGCAGACCCTGTATCGATCTTTGGCGGCATCATCGCTGCTAACACAGAAATAGATGAAGAAACCGCTCAAAAGCTGAGTGAGATTTTCCTGGAGATCATTATCGCTCCTTCATTTACTGAGAAAGCGTTAGAGATTTTAACGAAAAAGAAAAACATCCGTTTATTAAAATTAGATTTTACAGAAGGCAAAGGGATCGCTAAAAAAATCACAACCGTTTCTGGCGGAATGTTAGTTCAAGAGGAAGACGTTTACGGTTTGGATGATGCGAACGTAACAATTCCTACAAAGCGCCAGCCGACAGAGCAAGAGTGGAAAGATCTAAAGCTTGCTTGGAAAGTGGTAAAACACGTGAAATCTAACGCGATTGTCTTAGCGAAAGACGAAATGACAGTAGGTGTTGGTGCGGGTCAGATGAACCGCGTTGGCGCAGCAAAGATTGCGATCGAGCAAGCGGGGGAACGTGCACAAGGTTCTGCTCTTGGATCAGATGCATTCTTCCCAATGGATGACACTGTAGAAGCAGCGGCACGCGCTGGCGTAACAGCGATCATCCAGCCAGGAGGATCGATTAAGGATGAAGATTCAATTAAAAAAGCAGACGAGCACGGGATCACGATGGTGTTCACAGGCGTAAGACACTTTAAGCATTAA
- the purD gene encoding phosphoribosylamine--glycine ligase: MNVLVIGKGGREHALVWKFANSPSVSQVFAAPGNPGMAQQATCVSIKETNIEELVTFAKTNEIGLTFVGPEVPLLEGIVDRFKEEGLVIFGPSKAAAEIEGSKSFAKNLMKKYDIPTAASETFTNHDEAIAYVREKGAPIVLKADGLAAGKGVIVAMTLEEAEEGLHELMVDKRFGSASETVVVEEFLEGEEFSLMSFVHDAIFLPMEIAQDHKRAYDEDKGPNTGGMGAYSPVPQISDADIQKAIKEIVQPTVSAMKEEGTPFTGILYAGLILTKNGPKVIEFNARFGDPETQVILPRLQNDLADLLLSLLNGKKPELQWSEESVLGVVLASHGYPVSSSEPQVIMGLENISGDSNVFHAGTKRRDETLLTDGGRVLLVASKGHSLSEAQDNVYREIKKITCEGSFYRKDIGFRAISHVSS, from the coding sequence ATGAACGTTCTTGTAATCGGTAAAGGTGGACGTGAACATGCGCTCGTGTGGAAGTTTGCCAACAGTCCGAGCGTATCACAAGTGTTTGCTGCACCAGGAAACCCAGGCATGGCTCAACAAGCAACATGCGTTTCAATCAAAGAAACGAACATCGAAGAGCTTGTCACTTTTGCAAAAACAAACGAAATCGGATTAACATTCGTTGGCCCTGAAGTTCCTCTGCTAGAGGGAATCGTAGATCGTTTCAAAGAAGAAGGCCTTGTTATTTTCGGTCCATCTAAAGCGGCAGCAGAGATCGAAGGCTCAAAATCATTCGCGAAGAATCTTATGAAAAAGTATGACATTCCTACAGCAGCTTCTGAAACGTTTACGAATCACGATGAGGCTATAGCATATGTTCGAGAAAAAGGAGCACCGATCGTCTTAAAAGCGGACGGGCTTGCTGCAGGTAAAGGTGTCATTGTGGCAATGACCTTAGAAGAAGCGGAAGAAGGTTTACATGAACTGATGGTAGACAAACGCTTTGGTTCGGCGAGCGAAACGGTTGTTGTTGAAGAATTTCTTGAAGGGGAAGAATTTTCATTAATGTCTTTTGTACATGATGCAATTTTCCTTCCGATGGAGATCGCTCAAGATCATAAACGTGCCTATGACGAAGATAAGGGTCCGAACACAGGTGGGATGGGGGCATACTCTCCAGTTCCTCAAATTTCTGACGCTGATATTCAAAAAGCCATCAAAGAGATCGTTCAGCCGACTGTTTCTGCGATGAAAGAAGAAGGCACTCCTTTTACAGGAATCCTTTATGCGGGGTTGATCTTAACGAAGAATGGTCCAAAAGTGATCGAGTTTAACGCACGCTTTGGTGATCCTGAAACACAAGTAATTCTGCCTCGATTGCAAAATGATCTGGCTGATCTACTTTTATCTTTGTTAAACGGCAAAAAGCCGGAACTTCAATGGTCTGAAGAATCCGTACTTGGTGTTGTTCTTGCATCTCATGGTTATCCTGTTTCTTCTTCAGAACCTCAAGTGATCATGGGGCTAGAAAACATTTCAGGTGATTCTAACGTGTTTCACGCGGGTACGAAAAGAAGAGATGAAACTCTTTTAACAGATGGTGGCCGAGTATTATTGGTAGCGTCTAAAGGACATTCATTAAGTGAAGCTCAGGATAATGTCTACAGAGAGATAAAGAAAATCACGTGCGAAGGTTCATTCTATCGCAAAGATATCGGGTTTCGAGCTATTTCGCACGTCTCTTCTTAA
- a CDS encoding EYxxD motif small membrane protein, protein MSYEYLMDTAFLYILLIGGIIAISFVFIKKRRAK, encoded by the coding sequence ATGAGTTACGAATATTTAATGGATACAGCTTTTCTCTACATTCTGTTGATTGGCGGAATCATCGCCATCTCGTTTGTATTTATTAAGAAGAGACGTGCGAAATAG